Proteins encoded together in one Erinaceus europaeus chromosome 11, mEriEur2.1, whole genome shotgun sequence window:
- the ODF2L gene encoding protein BCAP isoform X5, translating to MTDVVTLLILPLYFLKNLKKKLLEKEMHIQELSSLFQNEKANALKANRFSESVKVVHERLQVQIHKKEAENGKLKEYIKSLETKIAEWHLQLKKNKHETVAMKEFSKQKTLALKKASKIYKQRLEHFTGVMEKLTFQIKDQEAKLSETISASNAWKSHYEKIIIEKTELEVQIETMKKQITKLLEDQKKMEDHGKNSCEEIQRKLHSTEYENETLSLENTKLKTTLAALKEEAVSIEKELLELQEVENQQKSLIEVYQTQIQKLQEAAELVKSRCENLLHENELIAKDKDEKLEKMRSETESHLKELECVRDSLTVAERRLQECQESLQQCQGDCADQAHTISELQGQVSQMDQDQSLLTKISVEEENYLIQLKCENLKEKLEQLDAENKELEKKLAKQEECLMHSNFKFKEKSAEYISLARQLEAALEEGRQKVYEEIEKMSSRERALEIKILNLETELRKKNEEQNQLVCHMNSKAQQQEVCLKEIQHSLEKSENENESIKNYLQFLKTSYVTMFG from the exons GCAAATGCTTTGAAAGCAAACAGATTTTCAGAGTCTGTAAAAGTAGTCCATGAACGATTACAGGTCCAAATTcataaaaaagaagcagaaaatggtaaattaaaagaatatataaag aGCTTAGAAACCAAGATAGCTGAATGGCATTTGCAGCTGAAGAAGAATAAGCATGAAACGGTGGCAATGAAAGAATTTAGTAAGCAGAAAACTCTAGCTCTAAAAAAGGCATCTAAAATTTATAAGCAAAGGCTTGAACATTTTACCGGAGTCATGGAAAAACTTACTTTCCAAATTAAAGATCAG GAAGCCAAGTTGTCTGAAACAATTTCAGCTTCCAATGCCTGGAAAAGTCATTATGAGAAAATTATAATAGAAAAAACTGAATTGGAAGTTCAGATTGAAACAatgaaaaa gcaaatcACTAAACTTTTGGAAGACCAGAAGAAAATGGAAGACCATggaaaaaattcatgtgaagaaATTCAAAGAAAACTTCACTCAACTGAATATGAAAATGAAACTCTCAGTCTTGAGAATACAAAATTAAAG ACTACACTTGCTGCTTTGAAGGAAGAGGCTGTTTCTATTGAAAAAGAACTCTTAGAATTACAAGAAGTAGAAAACCAACAGAAAAGCCTTATTGAAGTGTATCAAACTCAG ATACAAAAACTGCAAGAAGCAGCTGAACTGGTGAAAAGTAGATGTGAAAATTTGCTCCATGAAAATGAACTAATAGCCAAGGACAAAGATGAAAAATTAGAGAAG ATGAGAAGCGAAACGGAGTCTCATCTGAAGGAGTTAGAGTGCGTCCGCGATTCCTTGACGGTGGCAGAACGGAGGCTACAGGAGTGTCAGGAGAGTCTGCAGCAATGCCAAGGGGACTGTGCAGACCAGGCACACACCATTAGTGAGCTTCAGGGCCAGGTGTCTCAG atGGATCAAGATCAAAGTCTTCTGACAAAGATTTCTGTAGAAGAGGAAAATTATCTTATTCAGTTGAAGTGTGAAAACCTTAAAGA GAAATTAGAACAGCTGGATGCAGAAAATAAAGAACTTGAAAAGAAACTGGCAAAGCAAGAAGAATGCCTTATGCACAgcaattttaaatttaaagagaAATCTGCAGAATATATATCATTGGCCAGACAGCTGGAAGCTGCTTTAGAAGAAGGGAGACAAAAG GTTTATGAAGAAATAGAGAAGATGTCATCGAGAGAAAGGGCTTTAGAAATTAAAATACTAAATCTAGAGACCGAGCTGAGAAAGAAAAACGAGGAACAAAATCAACTTGTCTGCCACATGAACAGT aaagcaCAGCAGCAGGAAGTATGTTTGAAAGAAATACAACACAGTCTCGAAAAGTCAGAGAATGAAAATGAGAGCATTAAGAACTATTTACAGTTTCTTAAAACTTCTTATGTAACAATGTTTGGATAA